In a single window of the Terriglobus roseus genome:
- a CDS encoding nuclear transport factor 2 family protein produces MDLRLSIPARIARALAATVVLCLVSGAVCSAYAEKTVKLKKENKRMESREIESLEENWRQALLKSDTALLEKLMGDDFLAISANGTLSDKEQYLRRLGSHANQFSRIDLMDTKVRVQPMSAVVISQARVTGQLDGHVIDGIYRYTKVYARTQGGQWRVLNFEATRVSGPHGDETDMQRGMPIEANPHGRQ; encoded by the coding sequence ATGGACCTGCGGCTCTCCATCCCGGCACGCATCGCCCGCGCTCTGGCGGCGACAGTGGTCCTGTGTCTGGTGTCAGGCGCCGTATGTTCTGCATACGCCGAAAAGACCGTCAAGCTCAAGAAAGAAAACAAGCGCATGGAATCGCGCGAGATTGAAAGTCTTGAAGAGAACTGGCGGCAGGCCCTTCTGAAGTCCGATACCGCTTTGCTGGAAAAGCTGATGGGAGACGACTTCCTGGCGATCTCCGCGAATGGCACGCTCAGCGATAAGGAGCAGTATCTGCGTCGCCTGGGATCCCATGCGAACCAGTTCTCGCGCATCGATCTGATGGATACTAAGGTTCGCGTGCAGCCCATGTCCGCCGTTGTGATCTCTCAGGCCCGCGTCACCGGCCAGTTGGACGGCCACGTGATTGACGGAATCTACCGCTACACCAAGGTCTATGCCCGCACTCAGGGTGGACAGTGGCGCGTGCTGAACTTTGAAGCGACGCGCGTCTCAGGGCCGCACGGCGACGAGACAGATATGCAACGCGGCATGCCGATCGAGGCGAATCCCCACGGCCGT
- a CDS encoding putative quinol monooxygenase yields MISFTVRMRFAKEDRAEIRSILQNLGAASRQEPGCANYVAHTLENDPDTVLIYEQYRDAEALEAHRSSPHFEQWATNGLYRKLRERTLETLQEIV; encoded by the coding sequence GTGATCTCGTTTACGGTTCGTATGCGTTTCGCCAAAGAGGATCGCGCGGAGATCCGCTCGATCCTGCAGAATCTGGGGGCTGCCTCGCGGCAGGAGCCCGGCTGCGCGAACTATGTGGCCCACACCCTTGAAAACGATCCAGACACTGTCTTGATCTACGAGCAGTACCGCGACGCAGAGGCGCTGGAGGCGCACCGCAGCTCACCGCATTTCGAGCAGTGGGCCACCAACGGGCTCTACCGCAAGTTGCGCGAACGCACTCTAGAGACGCTGCAGGAAATCGTCTAG
- a CDS encoding adenylosuccinate synthase: MTMKKTAVVLGAQWGDEGKGKIVDVLSERYKVVARYAGGHNAGHTVIIDGKKFVLHLIPCGVLRPGCLGIIGNGVVVDPAALLTEIRMLKDQGLPVDGQLFVSNRAQVILPYHRMIELAAENAPGRTKIGTTSRGIGPAYEDKMHRNGLRIVDLLNTQLLRTHITNACNEKNQIAHALFGTEPLNPVKIYEEYARFAEQIAPYVTDTAVLLNKAIKNGESVMFEGAQGALLDIDHGTYPFVTSSSATAGGAVIGTGVGPTTIGTVIGVTKAYVTRVGEGPFPTEDFTAAGDELRARGQEYGATTGRPRRCGWLDLPLLRYSNMINGTEWLVVTKLDVLDSLAEIPVCTHYRIDGVETDVIPADIRQFDRIEPVYTNLPGWQTSTVGAKSMEALPANAQKYLRFLEDNSGARIGMVSTGPDRNETFAVPDFDIATNAGVSA, encoded by the coding sequence ATGACCATGAAAAAAACAGCTGTTGTGCTTGGCGCGCAGTGGGGCGATGAGGGTAAGGGCAAGATTGTTGATGTCCTGAGTGAGCGGTATAAGGTAGTGGCGCGCTATGCGGGCGGCCATAATGCCGGCCATACCGTCATCATCGATGGTAAGAAGTTCGTGTTGCACCTGATCCCGTGCGGTGTTCTTCGGCCGGGCTGCCTGGGCATCATCGGCAATGGCGTTGTGGTGGATCCAGCGGCTCTGCTGACGGAAATCCGCATGTTGAAGGATCAGGGCCTGCCGGTCGATGGACAGCTCTTTGTCTCAAACCGTGCGCAGGTCATCCTGCCGTACCACCGCATGATCGAACTGGCGGCAGAGAACGCCCCAGGCCGTACGAAGATCGGCACCACCTCACGCGGCATCGGCCCCGCCTACGAAGACAAGATGCACCGCAACGGTCTTCGCATCGTTGACCTGCTGAATACGCAGCTGCTGCGTACCCACATCACGAACGCGTGCAATGAGAAGAATCAGATTGCCCATGCGCTGTTCGGCACGGAGCCTCTGAATCCCGTGAAGATTTACGAGGAGTATGCTCGCTTCGCCGAACAGATTGCTCCTTACGTTACCGATACTGCCGTGCTGCTGAACAAGGCCATCAAGAATGGCGAGTCCGTCATGTTTGAAGGCGCACAGGGCGCCTTACTGGACATCGACCATGGCACCTATCCGTTCGTCACGTCCTCGTCTGCAACGGCGGGTGGCGCGGTGATTGGCACGGGCGTTGGTCCGACCACGATCGGCACCGTCATCGGCGTTACGAAGGCGTATGTCACGCGCGTAGGCGAAGGCCCATTCCCAACGGAAGATTTCACTGCAGCCGGCGACGAACTGCGCGCCCGCGGGCAGGAGTACGGTGCGACCACTGGCCGGCCGCGCCGGTGTGGTTGGCTCGATCTGCCGCTGCTCCGCTACTCGAACATGATCAACGGCACGGAATGGCTGGTTGTCACCAAGCTTGACGTGCTGGATTCGCTGGCCGAGATTCCGGTCTGCACGCACTACAGGATCGACGGTGTCGAGACCGATGTCATCCCGGCAGACATCCGTCAGTTTGACCGGATTGAGCCGGTGTATACCAACCTGCCTGGTTGGCAGACGTCGACTGTTGGCGCCAAGAGCATGGAGGCTCTGCCGGCTAACGCGCAGAAGTACCTGCGCTTCCTGGAAGACAATAGCGGCGCACGTATCGGTATGGTGAGCACCGGGCCCGACCGTAACGAAACCTTTGCCGTGCCGGATTTCGACATCGCAACCAATGCAGGAGTATCCGCGTGA
- the efp gene encoding elongation factor P translates to MASLIDAIDVKRKMYFELEGVPYHCLDKEISTPTARGGQTLVRLKMRNLLTRAVFDKTFKADDKFKEPDLEDVEATYLYSDGDGAYFLDQTSFETLQLSNEMLGDALEFLLEGTAVQIEKFEGNPIGLQLPMHVELTVKETEPGFKGDTATGTTSKPATMETGLVMRVPSFVKEGDKIKIATEGREFAGRM, encoded by the coding sequence ATGGCCTCACTGATCGACGCGATCGACGTCAAGCGCAAGATGTACTTCGAACTTGAGGGCGTGCCCTACCACTGCCTGGACAAGGAAATCAGCACGCCGACAGCGCGCGGCGGACAGACCCTGGTACGCCTGAAGATGCGCAACCTGCTGACGCGCGCAGTCTTTGACAAGACCTTCAAGGCGGATGACAAGTTTAAGGAACCTGACCTGGAAGACGTTGAAGCGACGTACCTTTACAGCGATGGAGACGGCGCTTACTTCCTGGATCAGACGAGTTTTGAGACGCTTCAATTGAGTAACGAAATGTTGGGCGATGCACTGGAATTCCTACTGGAAGGAACTGCCGTCCAGATCGAAAAGTTTGAGGGCAATCCCATCGGTCTGCAGCTTCCCATGCACGTGGAACTGACCGTCAAGGAGACAGAACCGGGCTTTAAGGGCGATACCGCCACCGGCACCACCAGCAAGCCAGCCACCATGGAGACGGGCCTCGTCATGCGTGTGCCGTCCTTCGTGAAGGAAGGCGACAAGATCAAGATCGCAACTGAAGGTCGCGAGTTCGCCGGCCGCATGTAG
- the mutM gene encoding bifunctional DNA-formamidopyrimidine glycosylase/DNA-(apurinic or apyrimidinic site) lyase: MPELPEVETVANGVHERVHGARIDAVTIGPHKEPLKSTPAHIEETLTGARIERVRRVGKTIVMDVAQRNCKPAQMTVHLGMTGRLLVSKRDVPMPPHTHVTLHLHDGRDVRFVDPRRFGRVGIVDDGTAYEGPGKEPLTVSLDDFVALFKGRKTPIKSALLNQSLLHGVGNIYADESLFRAGIRPKRHAGRLTRAELTKLHAALKTVLKHAIQLGGSSVSDYVDADGVRGFFQLEHRVYSRTGEPCKDCGVPIEKIVLGGRSTHFCKNCQK, encoded by the coding sequence ATGCCGGAACTCCCTGAAGTCGAAACCGTAGCCAATGGTGTCCACGAGCGTGTGCATGGCGCTCGCATTGATGCCGTCACCATCGGTCCACACAAAGAGCCGCTGAAGTCCACGCCCGCGCACATCGAAGAGACGCTCACGGGAGCACGCATCGAACGAGTCAGGCGCGTCGGCAAAACCATCGTGATGGATGTCGCGCAGCGCAACTGCAAACCCGCGCAGATGACCGTGCACCTTGGCATGACAGGCAGACTCCTCGTAAGCAAACGGGACGTGCCCATGCCGCCGCACACGCACGTTACGCTGCATCTGCACGATGGCCGCGATGTACGCTTCGTCGATCCGCGCCGCTTCGGCCGCGTCGGCATTGTGGACGATGGCACCGCGTATGAAGGACCCGGGAAGGAGCCGCTGACCGTCTCGCTCGACGACTTCGTCGCACTCTTCAAAGGCCGCAAGACACCGATCAAGTCTGCCCTGCTAAATCAGTCGCTGCTGCATGGTGTCGGCAACATCTACGCGGACGAGAGTCTCTTCCGGGCCGGCATTCGGCCCAAGCGCCACGCAGGCCGCCTTACCCGCGCCGAACTCACCAAGCTCCACGCGGCATTGAAGACAGTGCTGAAACACGCGATCCAATTGGGCGGATCCTCCGTCAGCGACTATGTGGACGCCGACGGTGTGCGCGGCTTCTTTCAACTGGAACACCGCGTCTACAGCCGCACCGGCGAACCCTGCAAAGACTGTGGCGTACCCATTGAGAAGATCGTGCTAGGAGGCAGGTCAACACATTTCTGCAAGAACTGCCAGAAGTAG
- a CDS encoding thiamine phosphate synthase has translation MLRYAITDRSMFPGDEQGRREALATQAATLARDGVEYLQLREKDLSESETVALVKTIRAALTAAGGSTKLLLNGTAALAQWAGADGVHLSSTTFSQNLQTMRGLIVSASCHTIADVRRAAEFADLILFGPVFEKRVAGELVSEGVGLDLLREACAAAEGMPVFALGGVDDSNAQACVDSGAAGVAGIRMFAWCA, from the coding sequence ATGCTGCGATATGCGATTACAGACCGGAGCATGTTTCCGGGTGATGAACAGGGACGCCGCGAGGCGTTAGCGACACAGGCCGCGACTTTGGCACGCGACGGCGTGGAGTATCTGCAACTGCGCGAAAAAGACCTCTCCGAGAGTGAGACCGTCGCGCTGGTCAAGACAATACGCGCTGCGTTAACAGCCGCGGGCGGATCGACCAAACTGCTGCTGAACGGCACGGCTGCACTGGCGCAGTGGGCAGGCGCCGATGGCGTTCACTTGTCGTCCACGACCTTCTCGCAGAACCTGCAAACAATGCGTGGCCTGATCGTCAGCGCCTCGTGCCACACCATTGCCGATGTCCGGCGTGCCGCGGAGTTTGCGGACCTGATCCTGTTTGGGCCTGTCTTCGAGAAGCGTGTTGCAGGCGAACTGGTGAGCGAGGGCGTTGGGCTCGATCTGCTGCGCGAAGCCTGCGCTGCGGCAGAAGGCATGCCGGTCTTCGCGCTGGGGGGCGTGGACGACTCAAATGCTCAGGCTTGCGTGGATTCGGGAGCCGCGGGTGTCGCGGGGATTCGTATGTTTGCCTGGTGCGCATGA